The segment TGAGCGTCGCATTCGTATTAATATGTGTGATGGCCGGGGCCATCATCTGGTCTGCCTATGCCGGCATGGCCCACCAGTCCGTCATACCAGGAGATATCGCGAACGTGCTGGGCGGCGGTAAGGCCAGTAAGATCGCAGTCATCTACGTGGATGGCCAGATGGTCGCGGATAAGAGCGCCGATGCGGGCGCCGGCTCGGCCTTCTCCAGTGATATCGTGAAGTGTATGCGGAGCGCGACAGAAGACCCGGACGTCAAGGCCATCGTGCTGCGCGTCAATTCGCCGGGCGGCACGCCAGTCGCCGCGGAGGAGATCATATCCCAGATGAACAAGACGCGGGCCGTGAAACCGGTCGTGATATCGATGGGCGATATGGCTACGTCCGCCGCCTATTATATATCGTCGCAGGCAAACCGCATTGTAGCCAACCCGGACACTTTTACGGGCAGC is part of the Methanocella sp. genome and harbors:
- the sppA gene encoding signal peptide peptidase SppA; its protein translation is MLSVAFVLICVMAGAIIWSAYAGMAHQSVIPGDIANVLGGGKASKIAVIYVDGQMVADKSADAGAGSAFSSDIVKCMRSATEDPDVKAIVLRVNSPGGTPVAAEEIISQMNKTRAVKPVVISMGDMATSAAYYISSQANRIVANPDTFTGSIGVIWTFKNKSKAYDEQGVTVYVAKSGNFKDMGSDWRGLTDNEKSYVNAVINESYDRFVQNVAKGRNLPVDKVRDIADGRIYTGTTAKEMGLVDDLGGLYDAIAIAKNMSNVKGKAIIVYMNEPSVK